A single Arachidicoccus sp. BS20 DNA region contains:
- a CDS encoding OstA-like protein: protein MNISKNITTIYRFFLIIVLLFVFAGAKNAAYGQKPGNNKIDTGRNGKDILIIHTDRKGFKKLNDTTQITFNSGNVAIRQGTTLFYCDSVAINSISRIMEAFGHVHINDNDSVNIYSDYMRYQGADRKAFLKNNVKLTDSKSTLTTTQLDYDLNTKIATYSLNGKLVSGTTVLTSLNGIYFGDTRDATFYRNVVLVDPQYTVKTDSLLYNTFTKRADFVVHTNITSGPNKSIVTDSGYYYLAERKGYFAKRPIIIDSSSTLIADEVAADDSSGFGEARGQVVYKDTAQGIVVLCNDLKSNRIQSSFLATVNPVAILKQGSGDSVFIAADTLYSARYSDSVINNTGKDSVRKTIEDTVHSNALVLPNIEQDSTRTIDTVHNNIEVQHSPKPMFKKVGKTFVWRQADSSTAKPLAPPVKSEIQKPEKKGIFGIFKKQHNEDSIPHQPLKDSVPLEKDKGIFKGKEDNSGKRTPGIIDTLKNNKPKVIDSSANKSSGIDLTPGVSNASGRKDSIPQETKASRFLEAYYNVRIYSDSMQAIGDSMYYDGKDSLFQLFKNPVVWTTTSGNQASQIIGDTIDVYTANSKPKYMKVWYNGLMISQSDTLHRASTNEYFNQMYGRTIEGWFTGGQLDSIAATGNAQSVFYSLDDNNKYINVTTLNSRILNFYFADKELSKLAGRKDISGKSYPMRQVNHVSIRLKGFQWLENKRPKSKYELLAH from the coding sequence ATGAATATCAGCAAAAATATAACAACAATATACAGGTTCTTTCTAATCATTGTTTTACTCTTTGTGTTCGCAGGCGCAAAGAATGCGGCTTATGGACAAAAGCCCGGCAACAATAAAATTGATACAGGTAGAAACGGAAAAGATATTCTTATCATTCATACCGACAGAAAAGGATTTAAAAAGCTGAACGATACTACTCAAATCACTTTCAATTCCGGCAATGTAGCTATAAGGCAAGGCACTACGCTTTTTTATTGCGATAGCGTTGCCATTAATTCTATTTCGCGCATTATGGAAGCATTCGGTCATGTGCATATCAATGACAATGACAGCGTGAATATTTATTCCGACTATATGCGCTATCAGGGCGCAGACAGGAAAGCTTTCCTGAAAAATAATGTAAAACTTACGGACAGTAAAAGCACGCTTACTACAACGCAACTCGACTATGACCTGAATACAAAAATTGCCACATACAGCCTGAATGGAAAATTAGTTAGTGGAACTACGGTACTTACAAGCCTCAACGGCATTTATTTCGGCGATACCAGAGATGCTACATTTTACAGAAATGTAGTGCTGGTTGACCCGCAATATACCGTAAAAACCGATTCTCTTCTGTATAACACTTTTACGAAGCGTGCCGATTTTGTGGTACATACCAATATTACGAGCGGTCCGAATAAAAGTATCGTTACTGATAGTGGTTATTATTACTTAGCAGAAAGAAAAGGATATTTTGCCAAACGTCCCATTATAATAGACAGCAGCTCTACTTTAATCGCAGACGAGGTCGCAGCGGACGATAGCAGCGGCTTTGGCGAAGCACGCGGACAAGTGGTGTATAAAGACACGGCACAAGGCATCGTAGTTTTGTGCAACGATTTAAAAAGCAACCGTATTCAATCGTCTTTTTTGGCAACAGTTAATCCTGTTGCAATATTGAAACAAGGTTCAGGCGATTCGGTTTTTATTGCCGCCGATACATTGTATTCTGCAAGATATTCGGACAGCGTGATAAATAACACAGGTAAAGACTCGGTACGCAAAACCATTGAAGATACAGTCCATAGTAATGCGCTTGTTTTGCCGAATATTGAACAGGACTCTACCCGAACTATCGATACCGTTCATAATAATATTGAAGTACAACATTCGCCAAAACCAATGTTTAAAAAGGTGGGAAAAACATTTGTATGGCGGCAAGCCGATTCTTCTACGGCAAAGCCTCTTGCTCCGCCGGTAAAAAGTGAAATACAAAAACCGGAAAAAAAAGGTATTTTCGGTATTTTCAAAAAACAACACAACGAAGATTCCATTCCTCATCAGCCGTTAAAAGATTCGGTTCCTTTGGAAAAAGATAAAGGAATTTTTAAGGGAAAAGAAGATAACTCCGGCAAGCGTACACCCGGCATTATCGACACATTAAAAAATAATAAACCGAAAGTTATAGATTCATCTGCTAATAAAAGTTCGGGCATAGACCTTACGCCGGGTGTAAGTAATGCGAGCGGTAGAAAAGATTCTATTCCACAGGAAACGAAAGCGAGCCGCTTTTTAGAGGCTTATTATAACGTACGTATTTACAGCGATTCCATGCAAGCTATTGGCGACAGTATGTATTATGATGGGAAAGATTCGTTGTTCCAGTTATTTAAGAATCCGGTTGTATGGACAACCACGTCGGGCAATCAGGCATCACAAATTATAGGCGATACCATTGACGTATATACTGCCAACAGTAAGCCCAAATACATGAAAGTCTGGTACAACGGGTTAATGATAAGCCAGTCCGATACTTTGCACAGAGCAAGCACGAATGAATATTTCAATCAAATGTACGGTAGAACAATTGAAGGCTGGTTTACCGGCGGGCAGCTTGACAGTATTGCTGCAACAGGGAATGCACAAAGCGTGTTTTATTCACTGGACGATAATAATAAATATATTAATGTAACGACATTAAACTCACGCATACTGAATTTTTATTTTGCCGATAAGGAATTGTCAAAGCTTGCCGGAAGAAAAGATATTTCGGGTAAAAGTTATCCAATGCGGCAGGTAAACCATGTATCTATCCGGTTGAAAGGATTTCAATGGCTGGAAAATAAACGACCAAAATCGAAGTACGAATTGCTGGCGCATTGA
- a CDS encoding MlaD family protein, which produces MKISNETKIGALTIVAIVFLFLGFNFLKGKPVFKSGFFLYAKFPQSQGLVTSNPVLINGFQAGTVSAVTASKDLKEILVEIKLDKDYDIPKGSSANINSNPLGTPSVEVALGKSEEMLHSGDTLVTTLTPGVLGQAVSQIKPLAEQAKSVMLHTDTLLGNINNILDSESRLHIREIVANLSIVTAGLQQTMRAFNNALDLQQGALSGTIKNLDSFSHSLAANNRNIDSIMENMKIVTGNLSQADFKGIADKLKTSENNLNTLLAAMKSPDNSVGALLSSKDMYDKLATTINSLHILLDDLRVHPKRYINVSVFGKKDKSNYLETPLAKDSLPPAMPK; this is translated from the coding sequence ATGAAAATATCTAATGAAACAAAAATTGGCGCACTTACTATTGTTGCTATTGTATTTTTATTCTTGGGTTTTAATTTCTTGAAAGGAAAGCCCGTATTCAAAAGCGGTTTTTTCCTGTATGCCAAATTTCCACAGTCCCAAGGGTTAGTTACCTCAAATCCTGTTCTTATTAATGGATTTCAGGCGGGCACGGTTTCTGCTGTTACAGCAAGCAAAGATTTGAAAGAAATTTTGGTAGAAATAAAATTGGACAAAGACTACGACATACCCAAAGGCTCGTCTGCCAATATTAACAGCAATCCGTTAGGCACGCCAAGTGTGGAAGTCGCACTGGGGAAATCTGAGGAAATGCTGCATTCCGGCGATACCTTGGTAACTACGCTAACGCCCGGCGTTTTGGGGCAGGCGGTAAGCCAGATAAAACCTTTGGCAGAACAGGCAAAATCTGTGATGCTGCATACAGATACATTGTTGGGAAACATCAATAATATTCTGGATTCGGAATCCCGGCTGCATATTCGCGAAATAGTGGCTAATTTAAGCATTGTAACAGCAGGCTTGCAACAAACTATGCGTGCATTCAATAATGCGCTTGACTTGCAGCAGGGAGCGTTATCCGGTACAATTAAAAATCTTGATAGTTTTTCCCATAGCCTTGCAGCCAATAACCGCAACATAGATTCCATTATGGAAAATATGAAAATTGTTACCGGCAATCTTTCTCAGGCTGACTTTAAAGGTATTGCAGATAAGTTGAAGACATCGGAAAATAATCTGAATACTTTGCTTGCAGCTATGAAATCGCCCGACAATTCTGTGGGTGCATTGTTAAGCAGTAAGGATATGTACGACAAACTTGCAACAACTATTAACAGCTTACATATTTTACTGGACGATTTAAGAGTACACCCGAAACGTTATATAAATGTGTCTGTTTTCGGAAAAAAAGATAAAAGCAATTATCTTGAAACGCCGCTTGCGAAAGACAGCCTTCCACCGGCAATGCCAAAATAA
- the nhaA gene encoding Na+/H+ antiporter NhaA — MRKKIQYTLYSFIHDSRSVGIVLLCCTALSLIISNLSFGKGYHDFWEMEIPFFQAVHLPHSMLHFINDALMAVFFFLAGMEIKREMLVGELSSLKQAILPVIAAMSGVALPAIIFLLFNKGTDFQNGWAIPTATDIAFSLGIVALLGKKVPDSLRVFLTALAIIDDLIAILVIALFYGSQIEWLYFLGAIAAMVSLFFLNKMIKQKFQWLRLLFGVALWFCMYHSGIHATVAGVVFAFLLPRELLHVYEDKLHTFVNFVVIPIFVLANTSILLPSNFLGAFESTLSWGIIVGLFIGKPLGIVGVSLGLIKSKLAEMPHGANLRQFWGVGILAGIGFTMSIFVSSLAFNNADVQSTAKIAVIAGSFLSMIVGFIWLKFSCNKQ; from the coding sequence ATGCGTAAAAAAATTCAATATACTTTATACAGTTTTATCCACGACAGCCGTTCGGTAGGCATTGTGTTGCTTTGTTGCACAGCGCTTTCGTTAATCATCAGCAATCTTTCTTTCGGGAAAGGTTATCACGATTTTTGGGAAATGGAAATCCCGTTTTTCCAAGCGGTACACTTGCCTCATTCCATGTTGCATTTCATTAACGACGCATTGATGGCTGTATTCTTTTTTCTTGCAGGCATGGAAATAAAAAGAGAAATGCTTGTAGGCGAATTATCTTCTTTAAAACAAGCGATATTGCCTGTAATAGCTGCCATGAGCGGCGTTGCGTTACCTGCAATTATTTTTTTATTGTTTAACAAAGGTACAGATTTTCAAAACGGATGGGCAATTCCAACGGCTACGGACATTGCTTTTTCTCTTGGCATCGTGGCTTTGCTTGGCAAAAAAGTTCCCGATTCATTACGCGTATTTTTAACAGCTCTTGCTATTATCGACGATTTGATTGCGATACTTGTGATTGCATTGTTTTACGGAAGTCAAATTGAATGGTTGTATTTTCTTGGTGCAATTGCTGCAATGGTTTCGTTATTTTTCTTAAATAAAATGATAAAGCAAAAGTTCCAATGGCTGCGTTTGTTGTTTGGCGTTGCGTTGTGGTTCTGTATGTATCATTCCGGCATTCACGCAACGGTCGCGGGCGTTGTATTTGCATTTTTGTTGCCGCGAGAGTTGCTTCACGTCTATGAAGACAAACTGCACACATTTGTCAATTTTGTTGTAATCCCGATTTTTGTTTTGGCAAATACAAGTATTTTGTTGCCGTCGAATTTTCTCGGTGCATTTGAATCGACTTTATCCTGGGGGATTATTGTGGGATTGTTTATCGGCAAGCCGCTGGGCATTGTGGGCGTTTCTCTTGGGTTGATAAAATCCAAGCTGGCTGAAATGCCGCACGGCGCAAACCTGCGCCAGTTCTGGGGAGTGGGCATTTTAGCTGGAATAGGTTTTACCATGTCTATCTTTGTTTCTTCGTTGGCTTTTAATAATGCAGATGTACAATCTACCGCAAAAATTGCCGTAATTGCCGGTTCTTTTTTATCTATGATAGTTGGTTTTATCTGGCTGAAGTTTTCGTGTAACAAACAGTAA
- a CDS encoding peptidylprolyl isomerase encodes MSIIQKIQDKGAWIVSILIGIALIAFVMMDYSKGGNMFSNTSVVGKVNGDKIELADFNAKVDAATQANQTAPREQVEESVWQGLVQSTLLKQAYAQLGVVSTQKDMSNALYGANPPQEFRQAFVNPQTGQYDPALAANRLEEIKRRGSAQDKSAVAQIIDRTTEQILMGKYGALLMGGVYVPSWLAAKTSADNNAIAKISYVTVPYSTVSDSAVKVSDEEINAYVAAHKKLFEQKDETRSISVVAFNAAANSADTASVLNTLNGLKKDFIAASDDSAFVAAKGGSLPYVNEYISASQMQALQMPYAQALNTPVDSLYGPYVFNNNYILAKMVAKTSMPDSVKVRHILVMTARQDQQTGQWEQVRSDSDALKRLDSAVAAIKSGASFDSIAQKYSEDGGSATKGGIIDYFPSGQMMPEFSNFAFTGKTGDTKIVKTSYGYHYIEILGQKGTTEGYKIASISRPIAASQQTIDSVNNVASEFVASSQTQKAFEENAQKKHLAALPFNGLKENDYQIGNFGISRELIKWAYAHKVGDVSQPVEIGDNFVVATLTGDTKAGLPDAATVRPYVQGIIANRKKAKIIIDSKFKGNTLESYAQSSGASIVTADSLSFSGGFIPNVGSEPKVIGAAFNASLLNKTSTPIAGNTGVFGIQPLNVSAKSSLDANPEQIKEALKQNWLQQLQRAFLAGLQKEATIKDYRSKFF; translated from the coding sequence ATGTCTATTATTCAGAAGATTCAAGATAAAGGCGCTTGGATAGTTTCTATTCTCATTGGTATTGCATTAATTGCTTTTGTGATGATGGATTATTCCAAAGGCGGTAATATGTTTTCCAATACTTCGGTTGTAGGAAAAGTAAACGGCGACAAAATTGAACTTGCCGACTTTAATGCAAAAGTAGATGCCGCTACGCAGGCAAACCAAACTGCACCGCGCGAGCAGGTGGAAGAAAGTGTGTGGCAAGGTTTGGTACAATCAACTTTGCTGAAACAGGCTTACGCGCAGTTAGGTGTTGTGTCCACGCAAAAAGATATGAGCAATGCACTTTACGGAGCTAATCCTCCGCAAGAGTTCAGACAAGCGTTTGTCAATCCGCAAACAGGACAATATGACCCAGCATTAGCCGCTAACAGATTGGAAGAAATCAAGCGAAGAGGAAGTGCACAGGATAAAAGCGCAGTTGCTCAAATAATCGACCGTACTACCGAACAAATTTTAATGGGAAAATACGGAGCATTATTAATGGGTGGCGTTTACGTTCCGTCCTGGCTGGCTGCAAAAACCTCTGCCGATAACAATGCCATTGCTAAAATTTCTTATGTTACCGTTCCTTACTCAACAGTAAGCGACAGTGCCGTAAAAGTTTCTGATGAAGAAATCAATGCGTATGTAGCTGCACATAAAAAATTGTTTGAACAGAAAGATGAAACTCGTTCTATTTCGGTGGTTGCGTTTAATGCAGCAGCAAATTCGGCAGATACGGCTTCTGTCCTGAATACGCTTAACGGGCTGAAGAAAGATTTTATTGCAGCGTCTGATGATTCTGCATTTGTTGCAGCAAAAGGCGGTAGCCTTCCCTATGTTAATGAATATATAAGCGCAAGCCAAATGCAGGCGCTTCAAATGCCTTATGCGCAAGCCTTGAATACACCGGTTGATTCACTTTATGGACCCTATGTATTCAACAACAATTACATTCTTGCAAAAATGGTAGCGAAAACTTCCATGCCCGATTCGGTAAAAGTGCGTCACATATTAGTAATGACTGCACGGCAAGACCAGCAAACCGGTCAATGGGAACAAGTGCGCAGTGATAGCGACGCATTAAAAAGACTTGACAGTGCTGTGGCTGCTATAAAAAGCGGCGCGAGCTTTGATTCCATTGCTCAAAAATATTCCGAAGACGGCGGCAGTGCAACAAAAGGCGGCATAATAGATTATTTCCCGTCAGGTCAAATGATGCCGGAGTTCAGCAATTTTGCTTTTACCGGAAAAACAGGCGATACCAAAATCGTAAAAACCAGCTACGGCTATCATTATATTGAAATACTTGGTCAAAAAGGCACAACGGAAGGCTATAAAATAGCATCCATCAGCCGCCCAATTGCGGCATCGCAGCAAACAATAGATTCGGTAAACAATGTAGCATCCGAATTTGTCGCCTCAAGCCAAACGCAAAAAGCGTTTGAAGAAAATGCGCAGAAAAAACACCTTGCTGCGCTTCCTTTCAACGGATTGAAAGAAAACGATTATCAAATCGGTAATTTCGGCATAAGCCGTGAATTGATAAAATGGGCATACGCGCACAAAGTAGGCGATGTATCGCAGCCTGTGGAAATAGGAGATAACTTTGTAGTGGCAACGCTTACCGGCGATACAAAAGCCGGATTGCCCGATGCTGCAACAGTTCGCCCTTATGTGCAGGGAATTATTGCCAACCGTAAGAAAGCTAAAATTATTATCGACAGCAAATTCAAAGGCAATACATTGGAAAGCTACGCACAGTCCAGCGGAGCAAGCATTGTAACCGCGGATAGTCTTTCTTTCTCGGGCGGCTTTATTCCTAATGTAGGCAGCGAACCTAAAGTTATAGGCGCAGCATTCAACGCTTCGTTGCTGAACAAAACGAGCACGCCTATTGCAGGCAATACAGGTGTATTTGGCATACAACCATTGAATGTTTCTGCCAAGTCTTCTTTAGATGCCAATCCTGAACAAATAAAAGAAGCCTTAAAGCAAAACTGGTTGCAACAGTTGCAAAGAGCTTTCCTTGCCGGATTGCAAAAAGAAGCGACCATTAAAGATTATCGTTCAAAGTTTTTCTAA
- a CDS encoding N-acetylmuramoyl-L-alanine amidase family protein has protein sequence MNRGIILICFSLVIAVCMMLPVHAQSSRQQLNTIIVDPGHGFPDPGAEGKYSCEANIVLAIAKKLVKKIQDSLPGIKVLITRSDQNLPGGLHDKDLANRWRAKFANENHGDLFVCIHANDAPPDHHSRIVDYRTRVYYTGKGKSRKRHVRKTPIYHRWTTPSSAEGTETYVWAVNKNDDKQQFIQRNQDSAELYGEEKDSTLPDMTTEEKIMASIRTRKYFSRSLLLANLIQDGYKQQGRKIHAYVGNGVKQRNDKGIWVLQATAMPSILSEVGFISNPHEEDYMNSQSGQEQIASALFQAIVAYKNQVDKGLIH, from the coding sequence ATGAACCGAGGAATAATTTTAATTTGTTTTAGTTTGGTAATTGCAGTATGCATGATGTTGCCTGTACATGCGCAATCATCGCGTCAGCAATTGAACACCATCATTGTTGATCCCGGACACGGGTTTCCCGACCCCGGAGCAGAAGGAAAATATAGTTGCGAAGCAAATATTGTATTGGCTATTGCAAAAAAACTGGTAAAAAAAATACAGGATTCATTGCCGGGAATTAAAGTACTAATAACCCGTTCCGACCAAAACCTGCCCGGCGGCTTGCACGATAAAGATTTGGCAAATCGTTGGCGGGCAAAATTTGCCAATGAAAACCACGGAGACTTATTCGTATGTATTCATGCCAATGATGCGCCTCCGGACCATCATTCCAGAATTGTTGATTATAGAACGCGGGTTTACTACACCGGCAAAGGCAAAAGCCGCAAGCGTCATGTGAGAAAAACGCCCATTTATCATCGCTGGACTACACCAAGCAGCGCCGAAGGAACGGAAACCTATGTGTGGGCGGTAAACAAGAATGATGATAAGCAGCAATTTATCCAACGCAACCAGGATTCTGCGGAACTTTATGGCGAGGAAAAAGATTCTACACTACCGGACATGACCACTGAAGAAAAAATTATGGCATCCATCCGTACCCGAAAATATTTCTCCCGCAGCTTGTTGTTGGCAAATTTGATTCAGGATGGATACAAACAGCAAGGGCGAAAAATTCATGCTTATGTTGGCAATGGTGTAAAACAGCGAAATGATAAAGGCATCTGGGTATTGCAAGCGACTGCTATGCCGAGCATTCTTTCGGAAGTAGGTTTTATTTCCAATCCGCATGAAGAAGATTATATGAACAGCCAATCGGGACAAGAACAGATTGCTTCGGCGCTTTTTCAGGCAATTGTCGCTTATAAAAATCAGGTGGATAAAGGCTTGATACACTAG
- a CDS encoding Bax inhibitor-1/YccA family protein produces the protein MALFKSSNPAMSEKVFGNATQQYDTTEGVMTVAGSAGKFAFLLLMVMAGAFYSWSLYAKSEISQMQTWMMVGAIAGFICAMIISFKPKTAKYIAPLYGILEGLFLGGVSAVFNDMFAQSYPGIVMQAVGLTFAVAVSMLALYAFRIIKVTDKLRSVIISATVGVLLFYGIAMILSLFHVNLPFMYNSSALGIGISLVVVAIAALNLLLDFDMIERGSQMGAPKYMEWYGAFGLLVTMVWLYMEILRLLSRFAGRK, from the coding sequence ATGGCTCTATTTAAATCAAGTAATCCGGCAATGTCGGAAAAAGTTTTCGGAAATGCTACGCAACAATATGATACGACCGAAGGAGTAATGACTGTTGCAGGCTCGGCGGGAAAATTTGCTTTTTTATTGTTAATGGTAATGGCAGGCGCTTTTTACAGTTGGAGCTTGTACGCAAAGAGCGAAATATCGCAAATGCAAACATGGATGATGGTGGGCGCAATTGCAGGATTTATATGTGCAATGATTATTTCTTTCAAGCCCAAAACAGCAAAATATATTGCTCCGTTATATGGTATTTTGGAAGGTTTGTTTTTAGGCGGAGTTTCTGCTGTGTTCAATGATATGTTTGCACAAAGTTATCCCGGAATTGTAATGCAGGCTGTGGGATTGACTTTTGCGGTAGCCGTTTCTATGCTTGCATTATATGCATTTAGAATTATTAAGGTTACAGATAAGCTTCGCTCAGTAATTATATCTGCAACAGTAGGTGTTTTATTGTTCTACGGCATTGCAATGATATTGAGTTTGTTTCATGTAAATTTGCCGTTCATGTATAATTCTAGTGCACTCGGTATTGGTATTTCTTTAGTGGTTGTGGCAATTGCTGCGCTGAATCTTTTATTAGACTTTGATATGATTGAACGCGGTTCGCAAATGGGTGCGCCGAAATATATGGAATGGTACGGTGCATTCGGATTGCTCGTAACAATGGTTTGGCTGTACATGGAAATCCTGCGCTTGTTGAGCAGGTTTGCCGGCAGAAAATAA
- a CDS encoding ArsR/SmtB family transcription factor: protein MGATKTEHFTNKQNTIATLAKALGHPARIAILEHLMKVNECICGDIVNKLPLAQPTVSQHLKELKNAGLIKGSIEGNTICYCIDEKAIEKLQNYFSNILSKIANQKCC, encoded by the coding sequence ATGGGCGCGACAAAAACAGAGCATTTTACCAATAAGCAAAATACGATTGCGACACTTGCGAAAGCGCTTGGGCATCCTGCGAGAATTGCCATATTGGAACATTTGATGAAAGTGAACGAATGTATTTGCGGCGATATTGTGAATAAATTGCCTTTAGCACAGCCAACGGTTTCCCAACATTTGAAAGAATTGAAAAATGCAGGATTGATAAAAGGGAGCATTGAAGGCAATACCATTTGCTATTGCATTGATGAAAAGGCGATTGAAAAACTACAAAATTATTTTTCCAACATTCTTTCGAAAATAGCTAATCAAAAATGCTGCTAA
- a CDS encoding TonB-dependent receptor domain-containing protein, with amino-acid sequence MKKQIIFVLIFLSVFGIQLLKAQNVDNQIIKGIVMDEQNRPAAYATVILLQTKDSSAIKNTISDENGLYKFSNIPVGKYMVKASLTGKKMAYSLPFSVDGKQAEINVSRLILQETDKQLQGVTVTATKPLIEQKIDKMVVNVEGSIIAAGNNVLEVLQKIPGVVVDHDGNISLKGKNGVNVMIDGKETYLSADQLVNMLRSMNSEQLSKIEIMTNPSAKYDAAGTAGIINIKLKKNSNEGMNGSVNAGYAQGIHPHYNAGLNMNYKKGKVNLFGNFNSSDGKNSRTFNLTRKFYSDNNSMPSLIMQQSNPQTESDNYQSFKAGVDYSIDSNQTIGAMVDGAFESGTHLVSGPIHFYDENYHLDSSVVSHTTEKKPWHSLTYDLNYKWEIDSSGQELTANFDYSQFNSSMHQQLNTEFLNPDGNRLHEPQLRRGNLPSDIQIKSGKIDYTLPLKNNAKLEAGWKSSFVTSDNNVEYDNLLNNIWTNDTGATNHFIYKENINALYINLSKEFKKGWSLQAGLRGEQTVSKADQITIDSVVNRNYFQLFPSIFLRKKLNDNNSVGASYSRRIDRPDYSELNPFTYYIDQFTYGQGNPFLQPQFTNSFEINYTYKNIITTLSYSHTSNAITSIIKQNDTAHTAYETSANLANFNNLNLSFSVPIHITKWWNSNNYISIYQKNYDGIINNANFNNGRIAFSFNSENTFSLPWNMKAELSGYYNSKAQHQVWLSNPQYSIFAGLQKSIWNKKANIKLNVNDIFNTQSYIAVEKFQDIDMHLHNKWESRRISISFSYNFGNKNLKTRDHSGSGIDDEQNRISK; translated from the coding sequence ATGAAAAAGCAAATCATCTTCGTTCTTATCTTTTTATCAGTATTCGGTATTCAACTATTAAAAGCGCAGAATGTTGATAATCAAATAATTAAAGGAATCGTTATGGACGAGCAAAATCGCCCGGCGGCTTATGCAACAGTTATATTATTACAGACAAAAGATTCTTCGGCGATAAAAAACACTATTTCGGATGAAAACGGTCTGTATAAATTTTCCAATATTCCTGTGGGAAAATACATGGTTAAGGCAAGTCTTACAGGAAAAAAAATGGCGTACAGCCTGCCGTTTTCAGTTGACGGAAAGCAAGCTGAAATAAATGTTTCCAGACTGATTTTGCAGGAAACCGATAAACAGTTGCAAGGCGTAACCGTTACAGCTACTAAACCGCTAATCGAGCAAAAGATTGATAAGATGGTGGTAAATGTTGAAGGAAGCATTATTGCTGCTGGTAACAATGTACTGGAAGTGTTGCAAAAAATTCCCGGCGTTGTGGTTGACCATGACGGCAACATCAGCCTGAAAGGCAAAAACGGCGTAAACGTAATGATTGACGGGAAGGAAACTTATCTCTCCGCCGACCAACTTGTGAATATGCTTCGTTCAATGAATTCGGAACAGCTTTCAAAAATTGAGATTATGACCAATCCGTCGGCAAAATACGATGCTGCGGGAACGGCAGGAATCATCAACATCAAGCTAAAGAAAAATTCCAACGAAGGCATGAACGGCAGCGTGAATGCGGGTTATGCGCAAGGCATTCATCCGCATTACAACGCCGGACTGAACATGAATTATAAGAAAGGGAAAGTAAATCTGTTTGGCAATTTTAATTCTTCCGACGGGAAGAACAGCAGAACTTTTAACCTTACGCGCAAGTTTTATAGCGATAATAATTCAATGCCGAGCTTGATAATGCAGCAATCCAATCCGCAAACGGAAAGCGATAATTATCAAAGTTTCAAAGCGGGAGTAGATTATTCTATCGACAGCAACCAAACCATCGGCGCAATGGTGGACGGCGCTTTTGAATCAGGAACGCATTTGGTTTCCGGTCCTATTCATTTTTACGATGAAAATTACCATCTCGATTCATCTGTTGTATCCCATACAACAGAAAAAAAGCCATGGCATTCGCTCACTTACGATTTGAATTACAAATGGGAAATCGATTCATCGGGACAGGAACTTACTGCGAATTTTGATTATTCACAGTTTAATAGTTCAATGCATCAGCAACTGAATACGGAATTTTTAAATCCCGACGGAAACCGGTTGCACGAGCCGCAACTTCGCCGCGGAAATCTGCCTTCGGACATACAAATAAAATCGGGGAAGATAGATTATACTTTGCCTTTGAAAAATAATGCAAAGCTGGAAGCGGGCTGGAAAAGCAGCTTTGTTACCAGCGACAACAACGTGGAATATGACAATCTTTTGAACAATATCTGGACGAACGATACAGGCGCCACCAATCATTTTATTTACAAGGAAAATATCAATGCGCTGTATATCAATTTGAGTAAAGAATTTAAAAAAGGCTGGTCGTTGCAAGCGGGCTTACGCGGAGAACAAACGGTTTCCAAAGCCGACCAGATAACGATTGATTCTGTTGTAAACAGAAATTATTTTCAGTTGTTTCCAAGCATCTTTTTGCGGAAAAAATTGAACGATAATAATTCTGTCGGCGCATCTTACAGTCGCAGAATCGACCGGCCGGATTATTCCGAATTGAATCCGTTTACTTATTACATCGACCAGTTTACTTACGGGCAAGGCAATCCGTTTTTGCAACCGCAATTCACTAATTCTTTTGAAATAAATTATACCTACAAAAATATTATTACAACACTCAGTTATAGCCACACTTCCAACGCTATTACAAGTATTATAAAACAAAACGATACGGCACATACTGCTTATGAAACCAGCGCCAATCTGGCAAATTTTAACAATCTGAATTTAAGTTTTTCTGTTCCCATACATATTACAAAATGGTGGAATAGTAATAATTACATAAGTATTTATCAAAAAAATTATGACGGAATAATTAATAATGCAAATTTTAATAACGGAAGAATTGCCTTCAGTTTTAACAGCGAAAATACATTCAGTCTGCCTTGGAATATGAAAGCGGAACTGAGCGGATATTACAATTCAAAAGCCCAACACCAAGTATGGTTATCCAATCCACAGTACAGTATTTTTGCGGGTTTGCAGAAAAGTATCTGGAATAAAAAAGCAAATATAAAATTAAATGTAAACGATATTTTCAATACACAATCCTATATCGCTGTCGAAAAATTTCAGGATATAGATATGCACCTGCACAACAAATGGGAAAGCCGCAGAATAAGTATTTCATTTTCGTACAACTTCGGGAATAAAAATCTCAAAACACGCGACCATTCCGGTTCCGGCATTGACGATGAGCAAAACAGAATCAGTAAATAA